The genomic window TCTATCTCTTCATAACTTACATATCTATTTCTATTTTTTACTAAGAGCTCTAAAAAAACAAGCTCTTTTGCTCTTAGTTTTACAATTTCATTTTCAATTACTAAGTTTTTATTAAACATATCAAAATATATATTTTCTTGTAGTTTTACAATATTTGATTGATTATTTTCTAAACTATCTATACATAAAAACAAAGCTTCTTCAAACTCTTTTTCACGTACTGGTTTTACTAGATATTTTACAAGTCCTAACTCAATTGCTTTTAATAAATAATCCTTATCACAAAAAGCAGTGATAATAATGATTTGAGTATCTTTATCTTTTTGTCTAATTCTTTTTACAAACTCTAAACCATTTAATTTTGGCATTTGAATATCTGTGATTATAATATCTGGTTTATGTTTTTCGTATAATTGTAAAGCAATAATTGCATCACTTGCTTCATAGATTTGCTCAAAAAAGTTTTCTAAATACTCAATACCATTTTCTCTTGCAATCTCATCATCTTCAACATACAAAATTTTTATATTTTTATATAATTTTTTTATCATTTGAAATTATATCTTATAAATGATTATGATAAAATTCCGCCATGAGAGAATATAAAACCCAAACAAAAGAGTTAATTTTAACAACAACATTTTCAACCCCAATTGGTGAAATGTTTGCTGCTGCTTCAAAAAAAGGTATTGTAATGCTTACATTTTTTATGCCTTTTCATCTTGAAGCTAAAATCCAAACTTTAAAAAATATTTTGGATGCAGAGGTAATTCCTAGCAATTGTGAAATATTTGAAGCTTTAAAAACTCAACTTGAAGAATACTTCAAAAAACAAAGAACAACATTTGAAATACCTTTACAATTAATCGGTTCACCATTTCAAATAAAATGTTGGAAAGAGTTACTCAAAATTCCTTATGGAAAAACAATAACTTATAAAGATGAAGCAAAAAATATAAATCAAGAAAAAGCTTATAGAGCTGTAGGTAATGCAAATGGACAAAATATGATAGCTATACTTGTTCCTTGTCATAGAGTGATTTCAACTAATGGGGAAATTGGTGGATATAGTAGTGGTGTTGAAAAAAAAGAATTTTTATTAAAGTTAGAGAAGAATGATAAATAAAACGATATTTAGACAATACGATATTCGAGGTATCGTAAATGAAGAGTTGACCTATGAAAATTCAAAATTGATTGGATATTATTTAGGTCTTTATATAAAAGAAAAAGTTCAACAAACTCCATATATTGTTGTAGGTTATGATGTAAGAACCCACTCAAATATGTTATTTGAAGCTTTGATTTCAGGATTAAATTTATCTGCTTGTAAAGTTTTACATATTGGACTTGTGGCAACTGGTGTAAACTATTTTGCCTCTTATCAAGAGTTTTTAATAGATGGGAATAAAATAAAACCAAATGCTTCAATTATGATAACAGGAAGTCACAACGCAAAAAAATATAATGGCTTTAAAATCACAATTAATAATGAACCATTTTTTGGCGATGAACTTTTAGCTTTATATTACAAAATCCTAGAAAATCAAACTATAGAAATCCCTGATAATTTTTCTTGCATAAAAACAGATGCAAAAAGTTTATATGTAGATTATATGGTAAATCAATTTTCAGATCTAAAAAATTTTAAAGTACCTTTTGCAATTGATTGTGGAAATGGTGTTGCAAATACAGTTTTGAGTGAAATTTTAGATAAATTAAATCTAAACTATCAAGCTTTGCATTTAATTCCTGATGGAGAATTTCCAAATCATCATCCAGACCCGACAAATGAAAAAAATCTTGAAGATTTAAAAACTCTACTTAAAGATGATTGTAATTTAGGATTTGCCTATGATGGAGATGCAGATAGAATTGCTGTATTAACACAAAAATACAATATCAAAGGTGATATGTTAGCCCTACTTTTTTCAAAAACTATGAAAAATCCAGTAATTATTGGAGAAGTAACCTATTCACAAAATGTATTCAATGAAATGAATCAAACTTCTAAAACTATTATGGATAAAACAGGCTACTCAAACTTGCGATTAAAACTAAAAGAGTTAAATGCTGATTTAGCTGCCGAAGTTTCTGGGCATATTTTTTTTAATGATAGATATTACGGTTTCGATGATGCAATATATGCAACATTTAGAGTTTTAGAGCTTTTATATAAAGGAATAGATTTAGATGAAGAGTTAGATAAACTTCCGAAAGTTTATACAAGTTCAAATATTGAAATAGAAGTTTTAGAAGATAAAAAGTTTTTAATCATAGAAAAAATAGAAAATAAACTAAATGAAATTCAAAGAGGTTTTCCAATAATCAAAGATATTTTAAAAATAGATGGCCTTAGAATCAATTTTGAGTATGGTTGGGCGTTGATTAGAGCTTCAAACACAAATGCTTTAATAATGACAAAATATGAAGCCACAAGCTTTGCCACAGCGATGAGTTATAAAAAGGCTGTAGAAAATTTATTAAATGAGGTAATAGATGAAATTAATAGCACTACAAATTAAAACAACACCAAATTTTCAAGATAATTTGACCCACTTACAAGAGCTTATAAATTCTTGTGAAAATAATTCACTTATTTTAGCTCCAGAATTAGCTCTAAGTGGATTTGCCTATGACAAAATGCAAGAAGCTGCTGATTTTTCTATAAAAGCAATTGAAGAGATAAAAGAGTTAAGTAAAAATAAAACAATTGCTTTAACATTTATAAAAGAAGAAAATAAAAAATTCTTTAATACTTTACATATTTTTCATAATCAACAAATTATTCATAGCCAATCAAAAGTAAAACTTTTCCCATTAGGAAATGAACTTGAGCATTTTTCTGCTGGAAATATTGAAGATATTAAGATAATTGAAATAAATGGATTAAAAATAGCTACATTAATCTGTTTTGAACTTAGATTTCCAGAACTTTGGGGAAAAATAAAAGGTGCTGATATAATTTTAAATCCTGCAATGTGGGGGTTAAAAAGAAAAGACCATTATGAAACTATTTCTAAATCTCTTGCTTTAGTAAATCAATGTTTTGTAATAGCATGTAATAGTGCAGATGATGATATGGCAAAAGGAAGTGCGATTATAAATCCATTTGGAATTGTAAGAAAAGATGATAAAAAAGAGATAATTGAAGATTTTTTTGATTTAAATGAGATAAAAAAAGTTAGAGAATATATAAATATTGGTTTAGATAGATAATTTTGTATTGATTAGAGATTTTTCTCTAATCTACTTTTAGTGAATTTCTTATTTCTTCCAAACTCACTCCATTTTGTTTTGCTAATAATGCTAGTTTTGTAATTCTTCTAATATGAGTTGGAATCACTTTATATGTCGTAAAAGTTGTTGCTTTTACACCTATTTCTTCTGCAAATTTACCTTGAGAAGAAAAGCCAATTTCTTTAATTATTTTTTTAAACTCTTTCTTTTCCAATGTGTTTCATTTTCGTTAAATTTTTTTGGAATTATATTGATATGAAGCTAAATAATTTATTAAGCGAACCCCTAAAAACAAGCAAATCATAGTAATATTTGACAATATTTTCATTTTAAAGTATAATCACGCACTTAATTTAAGAAAAAACAAAGGAGAAGACAATGAGATTGAAAATTATTTTAATATCTCTGATATTTATATCTAATGTTTTTGCATCAGATTTTGACATAAATAACCTTACACCACAAGAGCTTAATACTCTAAAAGAAATAAAAGAACATGGTAAGAAAAACGGTTTAAGTTACTCTTTAATGGCAATTGCAATTAAAGAATCTGGATTGGGTAAATACCTAGTAAATGTAGATACAAAAGATTATGGTTTATATCAAGCGAATATAAAAACAGTTATTAGTAGAGAAAATGCTAAAGATACTTCTATGAATAGAAATATTTTAGCAATGAAACTTATTTCAGATTTTCAATTTGCTACAAAAAATGCAATTGATGAACTTACATTTTGGAAAAAAGTTCATAATAACAATTGGGCAAAAGTTTGGAGCAGCTACAACGGTGGTTGGAAATATAACTCAGAAGCAGCTAAAAAATACTCTGAAGACATAGCTTCAATTATTCGAGAACTTAAAAAAGTTGAAGTTTAATATTTAACTAGGATTTTCCTAGTTATTCTTCTTTAAAACTCATAATATTTTAATCACCTAATTTTTCATTACTTTCAAGTCATCAAATTTTCCTTATTTTCCAATTCTTCTTTTTATTATTTTTATATTTGATAATCATTCTTAATATTAATTTAGAATTAAGATTCATTGGTGTATTATTTCAATAATGATTATCAATATAAAGGATTTGAAATGAATAATTGTTTTGATATAAAAAATAAGAATGACTTAGTTAAACCAACTGGTTGTACTTGTTAAAAAGGATTAAAAATGAGTGTACTAATTATTGGTGGTGATCAAATTTCGCAAATATCTTCAATGTTGGAAGATTTAGGTGCAACAACTATAAATCATTGGGATGCAAGAAAGAAATCTTCTGCACCAAAGAAAAAAGTTCCGCAAGATACTGATTGCATTGTAATGATTACATCATTTTTGAATCATAATACAATGCTTAAATATAAAAATGAAGCAAAAAAGAAAAATATTCCTTTTATCTGTACAAAAAGATCTATCTCTTGCGTGTACGAAGAATATGTGAAAATTATGGGAATCAAAGACTGTTCGAGTTGTTATGCAAATTGTAATGGAGATTCAAATGCTAAATAATAACTTTATAGGTTTTGACGAAAACAAAGAGTACTTACCAAAAGATTTTGATGAATTTAATTCAATAATTAGATTAAGACAATTATTTTTAAGTTTAAGTAATAATATTTTGAAATCAACATGTCATTTCACAAAACATGAGCAAATTAAATTATCTAAAGTAAATTTGAAAGAAGCATTTTCACATAAAATAAAAGAATTGATGCCTTTTAGTTTTATAAAAACAACTAAAAAAAAGAATATAAATAATTTTAAATTATGTGTTAATTCAACAAAAATAATTAATAATTATTTAAATAAAAACACAAAACATTCTATTGTTATTTCAAACAAAAATTTACTTCCAGTTGCAAAAATTATTTCACTTTGCTTTATAAATAATAAAATGCAACTATTTATTGATAAACATTTACTATTCCATGAATTTGTTTTGAAAAAAATAAAAAAACTTCATAGTGACAAAATAGTAATTGATTTAGGTGATTCAATATGTATAAAATCACAAGATTTTGTTGGATTAAAAATTTATACTTCATGGAAAGATATTGAAGTTAAAAAACCAAACATCAAAGATGAACTTGAAGATGCAATTAAATCTATTAAAAAAGGTGAATATTATCAAATATATTTAGCTTATCCAAAAAATAATGAGTTTACAAAACAGATTCCTGTTTTTGTAGATGAATTAAAAAATAAAGAGTATCAAATTAAAGCAATTCCATACTCTTTAAGATCAATAATTAAAAATTAAAATATAAGGAAAATAATAAAATGGCAACAGCGATATTTTTTGCAAGTAGTACAGGAAATTCAGAAGAGATAGCAAATAAAATCTCATTGGAATTAAATAAAATAGAAGTATTTGATTTAGCAGGTACAAAAATTGATAAAATAAACGAATATGATAAGTTAATCCTTGGTGGTTCAACTTGGGGAGATGGTGAATTAAATGATGATTGGGAAGATGTTTGGGGAGATTTTTCAAAATTAGATTTATCTAATAAAACAATTGCATTATTTGGTCTTGGGGATCAAGAGAGTTATAGTGACGAGTTCTGTAGTGCGATGGGAATAATTTATGAACAAATTGCAAATTCAGGAGCAAAAATAATCGGTTTTACTTCAAGTGATGGTTATTATCATGATGCATCAAAAGCACAATTGAATAATCAATTTGTGGGATTAGCAATTGATGAAGACAATCAAAGTGATTTAACAGATAAAAGAATTAAAGATTGGGCCAATACAATAAGAGAAGAGATTTTATAAATATACTATAAGATTAAGAGATTTCCTCTTAATCTTTATTCTTGACAAGCTTCACAAATCCCATATAACTGCATTGAATGACTTGAAATTTTAAATTTATTCTTTTTTGCAATTTTATCTTGTCTTTTCTCTATTTCATCATCCATAAATTCAATTATTTTTCCACAACTTGTACAAATTAAGTGATCATGATGAGATTTTGAATTAGTTTCATATTTTTTACCATCAGTTCCAAAAGTAATTGAAGCAATTAAATCCACTTCTTCTAAAAAACTAAGAGCTCTATATACTGTTGCAATCCCTATATTAGAATCAGAATACCTTTTTTTGATTTCATTGTATACTTCTTCTGCAGTTAAATGTTCTTTTGCATGTAATAAAATACTAAGAACAATCTCTCTTTGTTCTGTATATTTTAATCCTTTTTGTTTAACAATCTTTTTTAATTCATCAATAATTTCTTCATTAGTATTTTCATTTAACATTAAAATTCACCCTTAAAATTTTATAACTATCTAGTATACCTAAAGTTAACAAAAATTTACAAATATTGCATCTTTTTGATATATAAATGATAAGAAAGTTTAATTGTATTATAATAATCATTATTAATCTTAGCGAGGCTATGAATGACGTTAAACCAATTAAACATAAATGAGAAAGCAGTAATTACAGCAATTAATTGTAATGAAATATTAAAAAGTAGACTATATTCTTTTGGAATTAGTAGAGGAGTTGAAGTGCAAATAGTAGAATTAACACTTTCAAAAAGTACAATTGAGATAAAAATCAATCAATCTAAAATTGCTTTGAGATTAAATGAAGCATCTAAAATAGAAGTCGCTTATGAAAAGTAATATAAAAATTGCTTTAGTTGGGCAACCAAATGTTGGTAAATCAATGCTTATTAATTCAATCTCTAATGCAAGATTAAAAGTTGGAAATTTCTCAGGTGTAACAGTAACAAAAGAAGAAGTATTTATTGATTATAAAGATTTTCATATTCAAATAGTTGATTTACCTGGCGCATACTCCTTAAATGATTACACAATTGAAGAGAAAGTTACAAAAGATTTTTTGAATAATGAAGAGTATGACATTATATTAAATGTAGTTGATTCTACAAACTTACAAAGAAATCTTCTATTAACATCTGAATTATTAACTATTGATAAAAAAATGATAATTGCGTTAAATATGATTGATGAAGCACAAAAAGAATCAATATTAATTGATGAAGTACAATTAAGTAAAATTCTTGGAAAACCTTGCATAAAAACAAGCGCAGCAAAAAAAATAGGAATCACTCAATTATTAGATGAAATATTATATAAATTTCAAAGTAATAAACTTCCAAATAAACTATTTTTCTCAAATCCAATAGAAGAAGAAATTGAAAATATTTCAAAAGTCTTAAAAGAGAATAATTTCTCTACAAAACAAACTTATAGAAGTATTGCTATTAATTTATTAAAAGAAGACAAAAATGTTTATAAACAATTAAAAGATGTACCTATTTGGATTAGAATACAACCAATTTTAAATGAGGCTTTTGAGCATTTATTTATTCATTTTAATACAAAAAATATACAAGATATTTTTAATGAAGAAAAATTTGCATTTGCAAAAGGCGCAGTAGTTGAAACTGTAAAACAAAAAAATATTACTGAGAAAACATTAACTGAGAAATTTGACTCAATATTAATACATAAGTTCTTTGGATTACCAATATTTCTATTTTTTATGTGGGGATTATTTCAACTAACTTTTGTACTTGGTAATATTCCAATGGATATGATAGATTCATTTTTTGCAATGATAATTGATAAAACAAAAGAACTTATGGGTGATAATCAAATTTCATCTATTATTGCAGATGGTGCAATTGCAGGAGTTGGTTCAGTTGTTTTATTCTTACCAAATATTGTTATTCTATTTTTTGGAATTGCATTACTTGAAACAACAGGATATATGAGTAGAGTTGCATTTTTATTAGATGGCTTTTTTCATAAATTTGGATTACATGGAAAATCATTTATACCATTAGTAACAGGATTTGGATGTTCAGTTCCTGCATATATGGCAGCAAGAACATTAAAAAATGAAAAAGATAGACTGTTAACCCTGTTTATTATAGGATTTATGTCTTGTGGTGCAAGATTACCAATATATGTACTTTTCGTTGGTGCTTTTTTTAGTGAACATAATGCAGGTAATATTTTATTCTGTATATATATAAGTGGTGCAATTTTTGGTTTATTTGCAGCAAAAATATTAAAAATAGTAGTATTTAAAAGTGAAGATGAACCTTTTGTAATGGAAATGCCAAAATATAGACTTCCTTCATTTAGGTTAATCTGGCACACAGTATCAAATCAAGCAAAAATGTATTTAAAAAAAGCAGGAACATATATATTGGCAGCTTCACTATTAATTTGGTTTGCAAGTAACTATCCTAAACATATAGATATAGAAATATCTTACAATAATAAAATAGAATTAACTAAAGATAGTGATGAAATTTCAGCACTAAAGAATGAATTAGCACAA from Arcobacter venerupis includes these protein-coding regions:
- a CDS encoding DUF2325 domain-containing protein, with translation MSVLIIGGDQISQISSMLEDLGATTINHWDARKKSSAPKKKVPQDTDCIVMITSFLNHNTMLKYKNEAKKKNIPFICTKRSISCVYEEYVKIMGIKDCSSCYANCNGDSNAK
- a CDS encoding FeoA family protein, which encodes MTLNQLNINEKAVITAINCNEILKSRLYSFGISRGVEVQIVELTLSKSTIEIKINQSKIALRLNEASKIEVAYEK
- the feoB gene encoding ferrous iron transport protein B, producing the protein MKSNIKIALVGQPNVGKSMLINSISNARLKVGNFSGVTVTKEEVFIDYKDFHIQIVDLPGAYSLNDYTIEEKVTKDFLNNEEYDIILNVVDSTNLQRNLLLTSELLTIDKKMIIALNMIDEAQKESILIDEVQLSKILGKPCIKTSAAKKIGITQLLDEILYKFQSNKLPNKLFFSNPIEEEIENISKVLKENNFSTKQTYRSIAINLLKEDKNVYKQLKDVPIWIRIQPILNEAFEHLFIHFNTKNIQDIFNEEKFAFAKGAVVETVKQKNITEKTLTEKFDSILIHKFFGLPIFLFFMWGLFQLTFVLGNIPMDMIDSFFAMIIDKTKELMGDNQISSIIADGAIAGVGSVVLFLPNIVILFFGIALLETTGYMSRVAFLLDGFFHKFGLHGKSFIPLVTGFGCSVPAYMAARTLKNEKDRLLTLFIIGFMSCGARLPIYVLFVGAFFSEHNAGNILFCIYISGAIFGLFAAKILKIVVFKSEDEPFVMEMPKYRLPSFRLIWHTVSNQAKMYLKKAGTYILAASLLIWFASNYPKHIDIEISYNNKIELTKDSDEISALKNELAQYNLEHSYLGYVGKASEALFTPLGFDWKMTIALETGLAAKEIVVSTLSILYGLGSDNDESSASLIEKIKTNIPFESAISFIVFVMIYLPCLAASMVFVREAGNWKYLAYLFIFTTTSAWILSFIAYNVTRLLTI
- a CDS encoding Fur family transcriptional regulator, which translates into the protein MLNENTNEEIIDELKKIVKQKGLKYTEQREIVLSILLHAKEHLTAEEVYNEIKKRYSDSNIGIATVYRALSFLEEVDLIASITFGTDGKKYETNSKSHHDHLICTSCGKIIEFMDDEIEKRQDKIAKKNKFKISSHSMQLYGICEACQE
- a CDS encoding carbon-nitrogen hydrolase family protein, which produces MKLIALQIKTTPNFQDNLTHLQELINSCENNSLILAPELALSGFAYDKMQEAADFSIKAIEEIKELSKNKTIALTFIKEENKKFFNTLHIFHNQQIIHSQSKVKLFPLGNELEHFSAGNIEDIKIIEINGLKIATLICFELRFPELWGKIKGADIILNPAMWGLKRKDHYETISKSLALVNQCFVIACNSADDDMAKGSAIINPFGIVRKDDKKEIIEDFFDLNEIKKVREYINIGLDR
- a CDS encoding flavodoxin; the encoded protein is MATAIFFASSTGNSEEIANKISLELNKIEVFDLAGTKIDKINEYDKLILGGSTWGDGELNDDWEDVWGDFSKLDLSNKTIALFGLGDQESYSDEFCSAMGIIYEQIANSGAKIIGFTSSDGYYHDASKAQLNNQFVGLAIDEDNQSDLTDKRIKDWANTIREEIL
- a CDS encoding methylated-DNA--[protein]-cysteine S-methyltransferase encodes the protein MREYKTQTKELILTTTFSTPIGEMFAAASKKGIVMLTFFMPFHLEAKIQTLKNILDAEVIPSNCEIFEALKTQLEEYFKKQRTTFEIPLQLIGSPFQIKCWKELLKIPYGKTITYKDEAKNINQEKAYRAVGNANGQNMIAILVPCHRVISTNGEIGGYSSGVEKKEFLLKLEKNDK
- a CDS encoding phosphomannomutase/phosphoglucomutase — protein: MINKTIFRQYDIRGIVNEELTYENSKLIGYYLGLYIKEKVQQTPYIVVGYDVRTHSNMLFEALISGLNLSACKVLHIGLVATGVNYFASYQEFLIDGNKIKPNASIMITGSHNAKKYNGFKITINNEPFFGDELLALYYKILENQTIEIPDNFSCIKTDAKSLYVDYMVNQFSDLKNFKVPFAIDCGNGVANTVLSEILDKLNLNYQALHLIPDGEFPNHHPDPTNEKNLEDLKTLLKDDCNLGFAYDGDADRIAVLTQKYNIKGDMLALLFSKTMKNPVIIGEVTYSQNVFNEMNQTSKTIMDKTGYSNLRLKLKELNADLAAEVSGHIFFNDRYYGFDDAIYATFRVLELLYKGIDLDEELDKLPKVYTSSNIEIEVLEDKKFLIIEKIENKLNEIQRGFPIIKDILKIDGLRINFEYGWALIRASNTNALIMTKYEATSFATAMSYKKAVENLLNEVIDEINSTTN
- a CDS encoding response regulator transcription factor, whose translation is MIKKLYKNIKILYVEDDEIARENGIEYLENFFEQIYEASDAIIALQLYEKHKPDIIITDIQMPKLNGLEFVKRIRQKDKDTQIIIITAFCDKDYLLKAIELGLVKYLVKPVREKEFEEALFLCIDSLENNQSNIVKLQENIYFDMFNKNLVIENEIVKLRAKELVFLELLVKNRNRYVSYEEIENYVWSDSVMTKDALKTLVKNLKTKIPKNLILNLTNSGYKIDV
- a CDS encoding transglycosylase SLT domain-containing protein gives rise to the protein MRLKIILISLIFISNVFASDFDINNLTPQELNTLKEIKEHGKKNGLSYSLMAIAIKESGLGKYLVNVDTKDYGLYQANIKTVISRENAKDTSMNRNILAMKLISDFQFATKNAIDELTFWKKVHNNNWAKVWSSYNGGWKYNSEAAKKYSEDIASIIRELKKVEV